A single region of the Lotus japonicus ecotype B-129 chromosome 4, LjGifu_v1.2 genome encodes:
- the LOC130713093 gene encoding putative F-box protein At1g67623: MVHPRLVKRARSKRRRTHKLSYSTSSTKQLPSTNPAAAINLLPRDLLVEVIAKVASDSFIDLHTIKTCWKDFLDATNDSYVWQRVSLDKFPLIHWSNDKASWFLSRCRDSGNIESLFREGLREYFNCPHGKMNSLEILKMAAQKGHKEAKYVYGMILLCSKNDELRKQGLENMRFLRKSKCVVSCRNKVKRLLDSMWKKNSPLERNHIPQCQFKSTCKGWRVKTGGWVLLNDEDDDISLCEYCRWDHELKSFYPLFNVH; encoded by the coding sequence ATGGTACATCCAAGATTAGTGAAGAGGGCAAGAAGCAAGAGAAGGCGCACTCATAAATTATCCTACTCCACCTCTTCCACAAAACAGCTTCCAAGTACCAACCCTGCCGCTGCCATTAATTTGCTTCCAAGAGACTTGTTAGTAGAGGTGATTGCAAAAGTGGCTTCAGACTCCTTCATTGACCTTCACACCATCAAAACATGTTGGAAAGATTTTCTAGACGCTACAAATGATAGTTATGTTTGGCAAAGAGTTTCTTTGGACAAGTTCCCTTTAATCCACTGGTCTAATGACAAAGCTTCATGGTTCTTGAGTCGTTGTAGGGATTCTGGGAACATTGAAAGCTTGTTTAGAGAAGGTCTGCGAGAGTATTTTAATTGTCCACATGGAAAGATGAATAGTCTTGAAATCTTGAAGATGGCggctcaaaagggtcacaaAGAAGCCAAATATGTTTACGGTATGATTTTACTATGCTCCAAAAATGATGAGTTGAGAAAACAAGGACTCGAGAACATGCGTTTTCTGAGAAAGTCCAAGTGTGTCGTAAGCTGCAGGAATAAAGTTAAGCGATTGTTGGACTCCATGTGGAAAAAAAATTCACCACTTGAGCGCAATCACATCCCTCAATGCCAGTTCAAGAGCACATGCAAAGGCTGGAGAGTGAAAACGGGTGGATGGGTATTACTgaatgatgaggatgatgatattAGCTTGTGTGAGTATTGTAGATGGGACCATGAGTTGAAGTCTTTTTATCCATTGTTCAATGTTCATTAG
- the LOC130713090 gene encoding F-box protein At2g35280-like, whose product MVHPRLVKRARSKRRRTHKLSYSTSSTKQLPSTNPAAAINLLPRDLLVEVIAKVASDSFIDLHTIKTCCKDFLDAKNDSYVWQRVSLDKFPLIHWSNDKASWFLSRCRDYGNIESLFREGLREYFNYPHGKMNSLEILKMAAQKGHKEAKYVYGMILLCSKNDELRKQGLENMRFLRKSKCVVSCRNKVKRLLDSMWKKNSPLERNHIPQCQFKSTCKGWRVKTGGWVLLNDEDDDISLCEYCRWDHELKSFYPLFNVH is encoded by the coding sequence ATGGTGCATCCAAGATTAGTGAAGAGGGCAAGAAGCAAGAGAAGGCGCACTCATAAATTATCCTACTCCACCTCTTCCACAAAACAGCTTCCAAGTACCAACCCTGCCGCTGCCATTAATTTGCTTCCAAGAGACTTGTTAGTAGAAGTGATTGCAAAAGTGGCTTCAGACTCCTTCATTGACCTTCACACCATCAAAACATGTTGCAAAGATTTTCTAGACGCTAAAAATGATAGTTATGTTTGGCAAAGAGTTTCTTTGGACAAGTTCCCTTTAATCCACTGGTCTAATGACAAAGCTTCATGGTTCTTGAGTCGTTGTAGGGATTATGGGAACATCGAAAGCTTGTTTAGAGAAGGTCTGCGAGAGTATTTTAATTATCCACATGGAAAGATGAATAGTCTTGAAATCTTGAAGATGGCggctcaaaagggtcacaaAGAAGCCAAATATGTTTACGGTATGATTTTACTATGCTCCAAAAATGATGAGTTGAGAAAACAAGGACTCGAGAACATGCGTTTTCTGAGAAAGTCCAAGTGTGTCGTAAGCTGCAGGAATAAAGTTAAGCGATTGTTGGACTCCATGTGGAAAAAAAATTCACCACTTGAGCGCAATCACATCCCTCAATGCCAGTTCAAGAGCACATGCAAAGGCTGGAGAGTGAAAACGGGTGGATGGGTATTACTgaatgatgaggatgatgatattAGCTTGTGTGAGTATTGTAGATGGGACCATGAGTTGAAGTCTTTTTATCCATTGTTCAATGTTCATTAG